One genomic segment of Amycolatopsis sp. WQ 127309 includes these proteins:
- a CDS encoding APC family permease, which produces MRPAPLTRRLGLADAVFLGLGSMIGAGVFAAFAPAAHAAGAGLLPALVVAAVVAYCNATSSARLAAIHPESGGTYVYGRERLGEFWGYLAGWGFVTGKTASCAAMALTVVAYAAPGLGQPWRSLLAVAVVAALTAVNYFGVHRSALATRVIVTGTLLVLTVAAVTMGAGPHAGGPLVAWPGTGGILEAAGLLFFAFAGYARLATLGEEVRDPARTIPRAIPIALGVTLVVYAALAVLLLVRLGPAALAASPDPIAAAVPGWFAPVVRVGATLAALGSLLALVLGVSRTTLAMSRDGHLPRFLAAVHPRYGVPHRAELAVGLVVAVLAATLDLRAAIGFSSFAVLSYYAVANAAALTLRSSRWVAVVGLVGCVVLAFSLPWKSVLIGGGVLVLGASAYGVRRIRR; this is translated from the coding sequence ATGCGCCCGGCACCACTGACTCGCCGGCTCGGCCTCGCCGACGCCGTTTTCCTGGGCCTGGGCTCGATGATCGGCGCCGGCGTGTTCGCCGCGTTCGCGCCGGCGGCGCACGCCGCGGGGGCCGGGTTGCTGCCCGCGCTGGTCGTCGCGGCCGTCGTGGCGTACTGCAATGCGACGTCTTCGGCGCGGCTCGCGGCGATTCATCCGGAATCCGGCGGAACCTACGTATACGGCCGGGAAAGGCTCGGTGAATTCTGGGGCTACCTCGCCGGCTGGGGATTCGTCACCGGCAAGACGGCCAGTTGCGCGGCGATGGCGCTGACCGTCGTCGCGTACGCCGCACCCGGGCTCGGGCAACCGTGGCGGAGCCTCCTCGCCGTCGCGGTGGTCGCCGCGCTCACCGCCGTCAACTACTTCGGCGTCCACCGCTCGGCGCTGGCGACGCGGGTGATCGTGACGGGCACGCTGCTCGTGCTCACCGTCGCGGCGGTGACGATGGGTGCCGGGCCGCACGCGGGCGGGCCGCTCGTCGCCTGGCCCGGCACCGGCGGGATCCTCGAAGCGGCCGGGCTGCTCTTCTTCGCCTTCGCGGGCTACGCGCGGCTCGCGACGCTCGGTGAGGAGGTCCGCGACCCCGCTCGCACCATTCCGCGCGCCATCCCGATCGCCCTGGGCGTCACCCTGGTCGTCTACGCGGCGCTCGCGGTGCTGCTGCTCGTCCGGCTCGGCCCGGCCGCGCTCGCCGCGAGTCCGGACCCGATCGCGGCCGCCGTCCCGGGCTGGTTCGCGCCGGTCGTCCGCGTCGGCGCGACGCTGGCGGCGCTCGGTTCGCTGCTCGCGCTCGTCCTCGGCGTCTCGCGCACGACCCTCGCGATGAGCCGCGACGGCCACCTCCCCCGGTTCCTCGCCGCCGTGCACCCGCGCTACGGCGTGCCGCACCGGGCCGAACTGGCCGTCGGCCTGGTCGTCGCCGTGCTCGCGGCGACGCTCGACCTGCGCGCCGCGATCGGCTTCTCGTCCTTCGCCGTCTTGAGCTACTACGCGGTCGCGAACGCGGCGGCGCTGACGCTGCGTTCGTCACGCTGGGTCGCTGTCGTCGGCCTGGTCGGGTGCGTGGTGCTGGCCTTCAGCCTGCCCTGGAAGTCGGTGCTGATCGGCGGTGGCGTGCTGGTGCTGGGCGCGTCGGCCTACGGCGTTCGCCGGATCCGCCGGTGA
- a CDS encoding nitronate monooxygenase family protein encodes MRTSLCDRLGIDLPIVGFTPSEHVAAALSRAGGLGVLGCVRFNDAAELDRVLTWMDENTGGKPYGVDIVMPAKIPAEGTQVDLAKMIPDGHREFVDRVLRDLAVPPLPDDTDERAGVLGWLHSVARSHVEVALDHPIKLIANALGSPPPDVIAQCHDRGIPVAALAGKAQHAVRHVENGVDFVVAQGYEAGGHTGEIASMVLVPEIVDAVDVPVLAAGGIGSGRQVAAALALGASGVWMGSYWLATEEYLQTMGESAAMQQALVAATSSDTVRTRIYTGKPARLLKTRWTEAWAAADAPEPLPMPLQNLLVSHAHNRIHAASDPTVVSMPVGQIVGRMNGVRPVADVVADLVTGYEAALSRLDKTR; translated from the coding sequence GTGCGGACATCGCTGTGCGACCGGCTCGGCATCGACCTGCCGATCGTCGGGTTCACGCCCTCGGAGCACGTCGCCGCGGCGCTGAGCCGCGCCGGCGGGCTCGGGGTGCTCGGCTGCGTCCGGTTCAACGACGCGGCCGAGCTCGACCGGGTGCTCACCTGGATGGACGAGAACACCGGCGGCAAGCCCTACGGCGTCGACATCGTCATGCCGGCGAAGATCCCCGCCGAGGGCACGCAGGTCGACCTCGCCAAGATGATCCCGGACGGCCACCGCGAGTTCGTCGACCGCGTGCTGCGCGACCTCGCGGTGCCGCCGCTGCCGGACGACACCGACGAACGCGCGGGCGTGCTGGGCTGGCTGCACTCGGTCGCCCGGTCGCACGTCGAGGTCGCGCTCGACCACCCGATCAAGCTGATCGCGAACGCGCTGGGCTCGCCGCCACCCGACGTCATCGCCCAGTGCCACGACCGCGGCATCCCGGTCGCCGCGCTCGCCGGGAAGGCCCAGCACGCGGTCCGGCACGTCGAGAACGGCGTCGACTTCGTGGTCGCGCAGGGTTACGAAGCCGGCGGGCACACCGGCGAGATCGCGTCGATGGTGCTGGTGCCGGAGATCGTCGACGCCGTCGACGTGCCGGTGCTCGCCGCCGGCGGGATCGGGTCCGGCCGCCAGGTCGCCGCGGCGCTCGCGCTCGGCGCGTCCGGCGTCTGGATGGGCTCGTACTGGCTCGCCACCGAGGAGTACCTGCAGACGATGGGCGAGTCGGCGGCGATGCAGCAGGCACTGGTCGCGGCGACGTCGTCCGACACCGTCCGCACGCGGATCTACACCGGCAAGCCGGCGCGGCTGCTGAAGACGCGCTGGACGGAGGCGTGGGCCGCGGCGGACGCGCCCGAGCCGTTGCCGATGCCGTTGCAGAACCTGCTGGTCTCCCACGCGCACAACCGGATCCACGCGGCGAGCGACCCGACGGTGGTGTCGATGCCGGTCGGCCAGATCGTCGGCCGGATGAACGGCGTCCGCCCGGTCGCCGACGTCGTCGCGGACCTGGTGACCGGCTACGAAGCCGCACTGTCCCGTTTGGACAAGACCCGCTGA
- a CDS encoding trypsin-like serine protease, producing MAPKRWFTLLRNVTTAVAAVAAAASFATPAIATAAQPPSTDVVGGTRAAQGEFPFMVRLSMGCGGALYTNQIVLTAAHCVSRTGSNTSITATVGVVDLNSTSAKKIKSTYVYQSPTYGTSTGGDWALIKLASPVTGLSTLPIASTSTYNTGTFTVAGWGAATEGGAQQRYLLKATVPFVADSTCAAQGGSYPDLIPSAEICAGNLSAGGVDTCQGDSGGPMFRRDNNNAWIQVGIVSWGDGCARPHAPGVYTEVSTFASKIAAAAASL from the coding sequence TTGGCTCCCAAGCGCTGGTTCACCCTGCTCAGAAACGTCACCACCGCCGTAGCGGCCGTCGCCGCGGCCGCGTCGTTCGCCACCCCGGCGATCGCCACCGCCGCCCAGCCGCCGTCCACCGACGTCGTCGGCGGAACCCGGGCCGCCCAGGGCGAATTCCCGTTCATGGTGCGGCTTTCCATGGGCTGCGGCGGCGCGCTCTACACCAACCAGATCGTGCTGACGGCCGCGCACTGCGTCAGCCGCACCGGCTCGAACACGTCGATCACGGCGACGGTCGGCGTGGTCGACCTCAACAGCACGAGCGCCAAGAAGATCAAGTCGACCTACGTCTACCAGTCCCCCACCTACGGCACCTCGACCGGCGGCGACTGGGCGCTGATCAAGCTCGCGAGCCCGGTCACCGGCCTCTCGACGCTGCCGATCGCGTCGACGTCGACCTACAACACCGGCACGTTCACCGTGGCCGGCTGGGGCGCGGCGACCGAGGGTGGTGCTCAGCAGCGTTACCTGCTGAAGGCGACCGTCCCGTTCGTGGCCGACAGCACCTGCGCCGCCCAGGGCGGCAGCTACCCCGACCTGATCCCGAGCGCGGAGATCTGCGCGGGCAACCTGAGCGCGGGCGGCGTCGACACCTGCCAGGGTGACTCCGGCGGCCCGATGTTCCGCCGGGACAACAACAACGCCTGGATCCAGGTCGGCATCGTCAGCTGGGGTGACGGCTGCGCCCGGCCGCACGCCCCCGGCGTCTACACCGAGGTGAGCACGTTCGCGTCGAAGATCGCCGCGGCCGCCGCTTCCCTCTAG
- a CDS encoding GntR family transcriptional regulator: MPAPSRYSRLSADGPVLDGIPEHGRVPRYYAVKVELLAVIAELGEGSVLPTERELCERFEVSRATVRQAVSELVLEGKLSRRQGSGTYVAGPKLIQPLALVSYTEGLRRQGIRPGRNVVTLERRVAGSALAADLQVTSDAEVIHIERVLLADEERVGLESTYLLASRFPTLMDVFDPEQSLYACLSQRLGVVFDGAEERVETVLATPREALLIGTNPALPMLLMHRVSWGPDGAPFERVRSLYRGDRLSFMTRLGRVD, from the coding sequence GTGCCTGCCCCTTCGCGTTATTCCCGCCTGTCCGCCGACGGTCCCGTGCTCGACGGGATTCCCGAGCACGGCCGTGTCCCGCGTTACTACGCGGTCAAAGTCGAACTGCTGGCGGTGATCGCGGAACTCGGCGAAGGCTCGGTGCTGCCCACGGAACGGGAGCTGTGCGAGCGGTTCGAGGTGTCGCGGGCGACGGTGCGGCAGGCGGTCAGCGAGCTGGTTCTCGAAGGCAAGCTCAGCCGGCGGCAGGGGAGCGGCACGTACGTCGCCGGCCCGAAGCTCATCCAGCCGCTGGCCCTGGTCAGCTACACCGAGGGCCTGCGGCGCCAGGGCATCCGCCCCGGCCGCAACGTGGTGACGCTGGAGCGGCGCGTCGCCGGCAGCGCGCTGGCGGCCGACCTGCAGGTCACGTCGGACGCCGAGGTGATCCACATCGAGCGCGTCCTGCTGGCCGACGAGGAACGCGTCGGCCTGGAGTCGACATATCTCCTCGCGTCCCGGTTTCCGACGCTCATGGACGTCTTCGACCCGGAGCAGTCCCTGTACGCGTGCTTGAGCCAGCGGCTCGGCGTGGTCTTCGACGGCGCCGAGGAGCGCGTCGAGACGGTGCTCGCCACCCCGCGCGAGGCGCTGCTGATCGGGACGAACCCGGCCCTGCCGATGCTGCTGATGCACCGCGTGTCGTGGGGCCCGGACGGCGCCCCGTTCGAGCGGGTCCGCTCGCTGTACCGCGGCGACCGGCTGAGCTTCATGACCCGCCTGGGCCGCGTGGACTGA